The following coding sequences are from one Candidatus Methylomirabilota bacterium window:
- the gcvPB gene encoding aminomethyl-transferring glycine dehydrogenase subunit GcvPB translates to MMHEPLLFDQGSQGRRGCTLPECDVPELKPERLLPRKLLRHDIPDFPELSEVEVVRHFTRLSQWNYGVDTGFYPLGSCTMKYNPKINEEVWRLPGFSCVHPYQPEGLIQGALELMYELEQFLAEVSGMDRVSLQPAAGAQGEILGMMLIRAYLESKGSPRKRVLVPDSAHGTNPASSAICGYEVRQIKSGSNGRLDPKAVSDAMDEDVAAIMVTNPNTLGLFEDQIAEIAKIVHAKGGQVYCDGANLNAIIGISRPGDTGIDVLHFNLHKTFAVPHGGGGPGAGPVGLKAHLTPFMPVPVIEKKGKRFVLNNDLPSSVGKVRAFYGNSAALVRAYAYIRSLGPSGLRRVAEVAVINANYIMNQLKDHYHLPYDKFCKHECVFSDARQLRYGVQTLDIAKRLMDYGFHPPTIYFPLIVRGAMMIEPTETESKETLDRFIAAMKRIAEEAERDPELVRSAPHKTKVSRLDEVKAARQPNLRWKGKTSKEKSGS, encoded by the coding sequence ATGATGCATGAGCCGCTCCTGTTTGATCAAGGGTCGCAAGGGCGGCGAGGATGTACGCTCCCCGAGTGCGACGTCCCGGAGCTGAAGCCGGAGCGATTGCTGCCCAGGAAGCTTCTCCGGCACGACATTCCCGATTTCCCCGAACTGTCTGAAGTCGAGGTGGTTCGGCATTTCACGCGGCTATCGCAATGGAATTACGGAGTCGATACGGGCTTCTACCCCTTGGGCTCTTGCACGATGAAGTACAACCCGAAGATCAATGAGGAGGTGTGGCGGCTGCCAGGCTTCTCCTGCGTACACCCGTACCAGCCGGAGGGCCTGATCCAGGGCGCCCTGGAGCTGATGTATGAGCTGGAACAGTTCCTGGCAGAGGTGAGCGGGATGGACCGGGTGTCACTCCAGCCGGCCGCCGGCGCCCAGGGCGAGATCCTGGGCATGATGCTGATCCGAGCGTACCTGGAATCGAAGGGGAGCCCGCGGAAACGGGTCCTGGTCCCTGACTCCGCCCATGGCACCAATCCCGCGAGTTCCGCCATCTGTGGCTACGAGGTGCGACAGATCAAGTCCGGCTCGAACGGCCGCCTGGATCCTAAGGCCGTGTCCGACGCGATGGACGAGGACGTGGCCGCCATCATGGTCACGAACCCTAATACCCTTGGGCTATTCGAGGATCAGATCGCCGAGATCGCCAAGATTGTTCACGCCAAGGGCGGGCAGGTTTATTGTGATGGCGCCAACCTGAATGCCATCATCGGGATCTCGAGACCGGGCGACACCGGGATTGACGTCCTACACTTTAACCTGCATAAGACGTTTGCGGTTCCGCACGGGGGCGGCGGTCCGGGCGCGGGTCCGGTGGGTCTCAAGGCGCATCTGACGCCATTTATGCCGGTCCCGGTTATCGAGAAGAAGGGGAAGCGATTCGTCCTGAATAACGACCTGCCGTCAAGTGTCGGTAAGGTGCGCGCCTTCTATGGCAACTCCGCGGCGCTGGTTCGGGCCTACGCCTACATCCGGTCGCTGGGTCCATCGGGGCTGCGCCGCGTGGCCGAGGTGGCCGTGATCAATGCCAATTACATCATGAATCAGTTGAAGGACCACTACCATCTGCCGTACGACAAATTCTGCAAACACGAGTGCGTCTTCTCCGATGCGCGTCAGCTTCGGTACGGCGTCCAGACCCTGGACATCGCCAAGCGATTGATGGATTACGGCTTTCATCCCCCAACCATCTACTTCCCCCTCATTGTCAGAGGCGCCATGATGATCGAACCGACCGAGACCGAGAGTAAGGAGACGCTGGATCGGTTTATCGCCGCCATGAAGCGGATCGCCGAGGAGGCCGAGCGTGACCCGGAGCTGGTCCGGTCCGCTCCGCACAAGACCAAGGTCTCGCGGCTTGACGAAGTCAAGGCGGCCCGCCAGCCGAACTTGCGTTGGAAGGGGAAGACATCAAAGGAGAAGAGCGGAAGTT